The proteins below come from a single Zea mays cultivar B73 chromosome 8, Zm-B73-REFERENCE-NAM-5.0, whole genome shotgun sequence genomic window:
- the LOC100037816 gene encoding protein IAL1, which produces MASSVRAPSGSVIAVASSSSSAALAGVCGTGSPCAACKFLRRKCQPDCVFAPYFPPDNPQKFVRVHRVFGASNVTKLMNEIHPLQREDAMNSLAYEADMRIRDPVYGCVGVISILQHNLRQLQQDLARAKYELSKYQAAAAAASASTAPTGPQAMAEFIGSAMPNGAAHNFINLGHSAALGSLGGSTAMFGQQEQFGSNAQMLSRSYDGGEPIARIGMNNGGYEFGYSSATTMGGSAGAVSGGLGTLGISSPPFLKSGTAGGDEKPSGGY; this is translated from the exons ATGGCTTCGTCGGTGCGGGCGCCATCGGGGTCGGTGATCGCCGTGGCATCGTCCTCTTCCTCAGCAGCCTTGGCCGGGGTGTGCGGCACGGGCTCGCCGTGCGCCGCGTGCAAGTTCCTGCGTCGCAAGTGCCAGCCGGACTGCGTGTTCGCGCCCTACTTCCCACCGGACAACCCGCAGAAGTTCGTGCGCGTGCACCGCGTCTTCGGCGCGAGCAACGTGACCAAGCTGATGAACGAAATCCACCCGTTGCAGCGCGAGGACGCCATGAACTCGCTCGCCTACGAGGCCGACATGCGAATTCGCGACCCCGTCTACGGCTGCGTGGGCGTCATCTCCATCCTCCAGCACAACCTACGGCAGCTCCAGCAGGACCTCGCCCGCGCCAAGTACGAGCTCTCCAAGTACCAG gcggcagcggcggcagcatCCGCGTCGACGGCGCCGACCGGGCCGCAGGCGATGGCAGAGTTCATCGGCAGCGCGATGCCGAACGGCGCCGCGCACAACTTCATCAACCTTGGACactcggcggcgctcggctccctcGGAGGCTCCACCGCCATGTTCGGGCAGCAGGAGCAGTTCGGCAGCAACGCGCAGATGCTGTCCAGGAGCTACGACGGCGGCGAGCCCATCGCGAGGATAGGGATGAACAACGGCGGCTACGAGTTCGGTTACTCGAGCGCGACGACGATGGGCGGGTCTGCAGGCGCTGTCTCTGGCGGCCTCGGGACGCTCGGCATCAGCAGCCCGCCGTTCTTGAAGTCTGGAACCGCCGGCGGCGACGAGAAGCCCAGCGGCG GTTACTGA